A genome region from Erigeron canadensis isolate Cc75 chromosome 3, C_canadensis_v1, whole genome shotgun sequence includes the following:
- the LOC122590740 gene encoding glycylpeptide N-tetradecanoyltransferase 1 gives MADNGPVNDDTKDQATSSLETVENEVSVDELSREVQDTLTLSQRHKFWETQPVGQFKDLRDTSLPEGPIEPPTPISEVKQEPYNLPNLYEWVTCDMDSEETCAEVYNLLTNNYVEDDENMFRFNYSKEFLRWALHPPGYYKTWHIGVRVKSSKKLVAFITGIPARMRVRNEIVSMAEVNFLCVHKKLRSKRLAPVMIKEVTRRVHMENIWQAAYTAGVVLPTPITSCQYWHRSLNPKKLIDVGFSRLGPRMTMSRTMKLYKLPDSTVTPGFRKMELRDVPAVTRLLRAYLMQFVVAPDFDELDVEHWILPKEDVVDSYVVESPETHKITDFCSFYTLPSSILGHPTHSTLKAAYSYYNVSTKTPLLQLMNDALIVAKQKDFDVFNALDVMHNETFLKELKYGPGDGKLHYYLYNYRIKQILRPSELGLVLL, from the coding sequence ATGGCAGACAATGGTCCTGTAAATGATGATACCAAAGATCAAGCGACTTCGTCTTTGGAGACTGTTGAAAATGAAGTATCTGTTGATGAGCTGTCAAGAGAGGTTCAAGATACCCTTACTCTTTCGCAAAGGCACAAGTTCTGGGAAACGCAACCAGTTGGGCAGTTCAAGGATCTCCGTGACACGTCTTTGCCCGAAGGTCCGATTGAACCTCCCACACCTATCTCTGAAGTAAAACAAGAACCCTATAATCTTCCGAATCTCTATGAATGGGTTACTTGTGATATGGACTCCGAGGAGACGTGTGCTGAGGTTTATAACCTCTTAACAAACAACTATGTAGAGGATGATGAGAATATGTTCAGGTTTAATTACTCAAAAGAGTTTCTGCGATGGGCCCTTCACCCTCCGGGCTATTATAAGACCTGGCACATTGGTGTTCGCGTGAAAAGTTCAAAAAAGCTCGTGGCTTTCATAACTGGTATTCCTGCAAGAATGCGGGTACGTAATGAAATTGTTAGCATGGCTGAAGTTAATTTCTTGTGTGTTCATAAGAAGCTTCGATCAAAAAGATTGGCCCCTGTCATGATCAAAGAGGTCACCAGGAGAGTTCACATGGAAAACATATGGCAGGCTGCTTATACAGCAGGGGTGGTTCTTCCGACCCCAATTACTTCTTGTCAATATTGGCATCGGTCTTTGAACCCTAAAAAGCTCATTGATGTCGGGTTTTCAAGGCTGGGCCCAAGAATGACAATGAGCAGGACAATGAAGCTTTATAAATTGCCTGATTCAACTGTTACACCCGGTTTTAGAAAAATGGAGCTCCGTGATGTTCCTGCAGTGACCCGACTGCTTAGGGCGTACTTGATGCAATTTGTGGTTGCACCCGACTTTGATGAACTTGACGTGGAGCACTGGATTCTTCCAAAAGAAGATGTCGTCGACAGTTACGTGGTCGAAAGCCCTGAGACTCACAAGATCACTGATTTCTGCAGTTTCTACACTCTGCCATCATCTATTCTTGGCCACCCGACTCACTCAACTTTAAAGGCTGCATATTCTTACTACAATGTCTCCACCAAGACTCCTTTACTTCAACTAATGAATGATGCTCTTATTGTGGCAAAACAAAAGgattttgatgtttttaatgCGTTGGATGTAATGCATAACGAAACTTTCTTGAAGGAGTTGAAATACGGGCCGGGTGATGGTAAGCTTCACTATTATCTGTATAATTATAGAATTAAGCAGATCTTAAGACCATCTGAACTTGGACTTGTACTCTTGTAA